One window of Desulfovibrio aminophilus genomic DNA carries:
- a CDS encoding (deoxy)nucleoside triphosphate pyrophosphohydrolase: protein MSRREIRVVAGIIWRGREFLAVDRPEGKDFAHMWEFPGGKIGHGESAEDALVRELREELRITATSFSAWREKRHDYAEFTVHLTFFHVHAFMGEPYPAEGQALAWVRPEEPGGLAFLPADVEILEALKRYDGPRGEGGRVT, encoded by the coding sequence ATGAGCCGCCGGGAGATCCGCGTGGTGGCCGGGATCATCTGGCGCGGCCGGGAGTTCCTGGCCGTGGACCGGCCCGAGGGCAAGGACTTCGCCCACATGTGGGAGTTCCCCGGAGGCAAGATCGGGCACGGCGAGAGCGCGGAGGACGCGCTCGTGCGCGAACTGCGCGAGGAGCTGCGCATCACGGCCACCTCCTTCTCCGCCTGGCGCGAGAAGCGTCACGACTATGCGGAATTCACGGTCCATTTGACCTTTTTCCACGTTCATGCCTTCATGGGCGAACCCTATCCCGCCGAGGGCCAGGCCCTGGCCTGGGTCCGGCCCGAGGAGCCGGGCGGACTGGCCTTCCTCCCGGCGGACGTGGAGATTCTCGAAGCCCTCAAACGCTACGACGGCCCCCGGGGGGAGGGCGGTCGGGTTACGTAA
- a CDS encoding ATP-binding cassette domain-containing protein — translation MSRITVTNLVKAYGGEDLFDGLSFEVAPGMRLAVAGPNGCGKSTLLRILAGEVEPDGGQVTMEKGARLGYVAQELGDEDLDHALLPWVLAALPSWGSFWREWEQAVASGDEARIRALSDRQHELEAGMGYNPEHRARAILSGLGFSEDKHLRRIGELSGGWRERAKLARVLLQGADILLLDEPTNHLDLEAVEWLENYLLNFRGAVAFVAHDRFFLDRVGSHVLFLGGARPVLRKGSFADFLEWDAETAQQREREAAKLSARIEHEQSYIRRFRVKARKAAQAQSKLKKVEKLQAELSKVQDDTRGSRPGRSLSFALPEPRRGDKVAVSAVDLEFAYQGDHKVWHKLDFQVFRGRKIALAAPNGAGKSTLLKLISGSLKPTRGHVKIGPNTDMAYFSQHQTEILRPTGSVLSEIRRLSDPRNTEEQLMGVLGLFLLGEPYFERPVAALSGGEKSRLLLATLFLARPNFLLLDEPTNHLDLESREGLVQALRDYEGTLLFVAHDRYLMTEVADEIWSLSETGIVVFAGGFAEYDAHRRAEQAAGKALEAAPAKARAGKDDKRRAAEIRNRISREMKPLKDEYAKLEAELDKALAEQAEVEAGLNDPATYADSGKALELNARYRETSEWAEGLIERMGRLELEMERLNGLKQELLAE, via the coding sequence ATGTCGCGCATCACTGTCACGAATCTGGTCAAGGCCTACGGCGGGGAGGACCTCTTCGACGGCCTGTCCTTCGAGGTCGCCCCGGGCATGCGTCTGGCCGTGGCCGGTCCCAACGGCTGCGGCAAGAGCACCTTGCTGCGCATCCTGGCCGGGGAAGTCGAGCCCGACGGCGGCCAGGTGACCATGGAGAAGGGCGCCCGCCTGGGCTACGTGGCTCAGGAGCTGGGCGACGAGGACCTGGACCACGCCCTGCTGCCGTGGGTCCTGGCGGCTCTGCCGTCCTGGGGCTCGTTCTGGCGCGAGTGGGAGCAGGCCGTGGCCTCGGGCGACGAGGCCCGCATCCGCGCCCTGTCCGACCGCCAGCACGAGCTGGAGGCGGGCATGGGCTACAATCCCGAACACCGCGCCCGGGCCATCCTCTCCGGCCTGGGATTCTCCGAGGACAAGCACCTGCGCCGCATCGGCGAGCTGTCCGGCGGCTGGCGCGAGCGGGCCAAGCTGGCCCGGGTGCTCCTCCAGGGCGCGGACATCCTGCTCTTGGACGAGCCCACCAACCATCTCGACCTCGAGGCCGTGGAGTGGCTGGAGAACTACCTGCTCAATTTCCGGGGCGCGGTGGCCTTCGTGGCCCACGACCGTTTTTTTCTGGACCGCGTGGGCTCGCACGTGCTGTTTCTGGGCGGGGCCCGACCCGTGCTGCGCAAGGGCTCCTTCGCGGACTTCCTGGAGTGGGACGCCGAAACCGCCCAGCAGCGGGAGCGGGAGGCGGCCAAGCTCTCGGCCCGCATCGAGCACGAGCAGTCCTACATCCGCCGCTTCCGGGTCAAGGCCCGCAAGGCGGCCCAGGCCCAGAGCAAGCTCAAGAAGGTGGAGAAGCTCCAGGCCGAACTGTCCAAGGTCCAGGACGACACGCGCGGCTCGCGGCCGGGCCGCAGCTTGTCCTTCGCCCTGCCCGAGCCCCGGCGCGGGGACAAGGTGGCCGTGAGCGCCGTGGACCTGGAGTTCGCCTACCAGGGCGACCACAAGGTCTGGCACAAGCTGGACTTCCAGGTCTTCCGGGGCCGCAAGATCGCCCTGGCCGCGCCCAACGGGGCGGGCAAGTCCACGCTGCTCAAGCTCATCTCGGGCAGCCTCAAGCCGACCCGCGGGCACGTGAAGATCGGGCCGAACACGGACATGGCCTACTTCAGCCAGCACCAGACCGAGATTCTCCGGCCCACGGGCAGCGTGCTCTCGGAAATCCGCCGCCTCTCGGACCCGCGCAACACCGAGGAGCAGCTCATGGGCGTGCTCGGCCTGTTCCTCCTCGGGGAGCCCTATTTCGAGCGCCCGGTGGCCGCGCTCTCCGGCGGCGAGAAGAGCCGTCTGCTCCTGGCCACCCTGTTCCTGGCCCGGCCGAACTTCCTGCTCCTGGACGAGCCCACCAACCACCTCGACCTGGAGAGCCGCGAGGGCCTGGTCCAGGCCTTGCGCGACTATGAGGGCACGCTCCTGTTCGTGGCCCACGACCGCTATCTCATGACCGAGGTGGCCGACGAGATCTGGAGCCTGTCCGAGACGGGCATCGTGGTCTTCGCCGGAGGCTTCGCGGAGTACGACGCCCACCGCCGGGCCGAGCAGGCCGCCGGAAAGGCCCTTGAGGCCGCTCCGGCCAAGGCCCGCGCGGGCAAGGACGACAAGCGCCGCGCCGCCGAAATCCGCAACCGCATCTCGCGGGAGATGAAACCCCTCAAGGACGAGTACGCCAAGTTGGAGGCCGAGCTGGACAAGGCCCTCGCCGAGCAGGCCGAGGTCGAGGCCGGGCTCAACGATCCGGCCACCTACGCCGACTCCGGCAAGGCCCTGGAGTTGAACGCCCGCTACCGCGAGACCTCGGAATGGGCCGAGGGCCTCATTGAGCGCATGGGACGGCTGGAGCTGGAGATGGAACGGCTGAACGGCCTCAAGCAGGAGCTGCTGGCCGAATGA